The genomic interval cagagcagagcagagcagagcagagcagagcagagcagagcagagcagagcagagcagagcagagcagagcagagcagagcagagcagagcagagcagagcagagcagagcagagcagagcagagcagagcagagcagagcagagcagagcagagcagagcagagcagagcagagcagagcagagcagagcagagcagagcagagcagagcagagcagagcagagcagagcagagcagagcagagcagagcagagcagagcagagcagagcagagcagagcagagcagagcagagcagagcagagcagagcagagcagagcagagcagagcagagcagagcagagcagagcagagcagagcagagcagagcagagcagagcagagcagagcagagcagagcagagcagagcagagcagagcagagcagagcagagcagagcagagcagagcagagcagagcagagcagagcagagcagagcagagcagagcagagcagagcagagcagagcagagcagagcagagcagagcagagcagagcagagcagagcagagcagagcagagcagagcagagcagagcagagcagagcagagcagagcagagcagagcagagcagagcagagcagagcagagcagagcagagcagagcagagcagagcagagcagagcagagcagagcagagcagagcagagcagagcagagcagagcagagcagagcagagcagagcagagcagagcagagcagagcagagcagagcagagcagagcagagcagagcagagcagagcagagcagagcagagcagagcagagcagagcagagcagagcagagcagagcagagcagagcagagcagagcagagcagagcagagcagagcagagcagagcagagcagagcagagcagagcagagcagagcagagcagagcagagcagagcagagcagagcagagcagagcagagcagagcagagcagagcagagcagagcagagcagagcagagcagagcagagcagagcagagcagagcagagcagagcagagcagagcagagcagagcagagcagagcagagcagagcagagcagagcagagcagagcagagcagagcagagcagagcagagcagagcagagcagagcagagcagagcagagcagagcagagcagagcagagcagagcagagcagagcagagcagagcagagcagagcagagcagagcagagcagagcagagcagagcagagcagagcagagcagagcagagcagagcagagcagagcagagcagagcagagcagagcagagcagagcagagcagagcagagcagagcagagcagagcagagcagagcagagcagagcagagcagagcagagcagagcagagcagagcagagcagagcagagcagagcagagcagagcagagcagagcagagcagagcagagcagagcagagcagagcagagcagagcagagcagagcagagcagagcagagcagagcagagcagagcagagcagagcagagcagagcagagcagagcagagcagagcagagcagagcagagcagagcagagcagagcagagcagagcagagcagagcagagcagagcagagcagagcagagcagagcagagcagagcagagcagagcagagcagagcagagcagagcagagcagagcagagcagagcagagcagagcagagcagagcagagcagagcagagcagagcagagcagagcagagcagagcagagcagagcagagcagagcagagcagagcagagcagagcagagcagagcagagcagagcagagcagagcagagcagagcagagcagagcagagcagagcagagcagagcagagcagagcagagcagagcagagcagagcagagcagagcagagcagagcagagcagagcagagcagagcagagcagagcagagcagagcagagcagagcagagcagagcagagcagagcagagcagagcagagcagagcagagcagagcagagcagagcagagcagagcagagcagagcagagcagagcagagcagagcagagcagagcagagcagagcagagcagagcagagcagagcagagcagagcagagcagagcagagcagagcagagcagagcagagcagagcagagcagagcagagcagagcagaggctgTGCATCCACCTCATCAGCTGGCTCAAGTCAGCTTTCCCGGAAAGCCCAACAGAGCTGCACAATATTAGAACAGCCATATTACTCAGGCCCCCCGGAAGCACAGGATCTTCCAGAGGCTCCTCGATTGATGCCTGCCTTCTAGCAGGGCCAGCAGACACCAGACTCCAACTCTTGACTGCTACCCTGGGCTTACCATGGACTAGCTGGGAGTCTTGGGTTATGAGAACCACCTCTGCTGGGCCTGGCAGCTTTAGCCTTGGTACCTGCACTCATCTGTATACCCCTAACAGCCTCCCGTCCTCCCTCCCAGGGACCAAGCAGGACGAAACCAAAGACCAACACTGAAGTGTCCCCaacaattttattataaatagaaaCAAGACTCCCTCTTGGTGGCTGCAGCCCCTGCCTTGGTGGCTCTGAGCACCTGTTGGTGGGACCTGTCCCTTTAGTCTGGAGGCCAAAACCAAGGAGAGGGTTTGCTATCCCACCAAGTACATAGGGGCCTGAGGTACTGAGGATAAAAAGCAGAGTAGGACCCAGGGCCGTGCTGCCCACCCAGGCTGGGTGCTGCCACCTGGGCCCAACAGTGGCACTGCTCCTTCCTCAGGGCACAAGAGAGGCTGCCCTTTCACACCCCGACTCACACCACACTCTCCTCCAGCCGCTCCGCACTGCCCCCCACACCCCGACACCCAGCTCCCAGCAGCCCCCCATGTACAGAGTGGCTCCGCCGGGCCCAGGCTCCTCCCAGGCGCCTGGCATACCCATAGCATCCACCGGTGTCTCCTAGGTCCAGGGAGCAGCTGCGCTGGGGACGGGGTGGAGGGCTCCGTGGTGGGTGGCTCTTGGGCATGGGGCTGGTGCCACCATTGGTCTGGGATTGGACATGGCTGAGTTTGAGTGGGAGGCGGCCATTCCCAGCTCCCCGGCCCCGAACCAGCAAGGCCACAGTGAAGACCAGTAAGGCAGCCACTAGGACGCCCCCCACTGCCACAGTCAGGGTCCCGCCCAGCACATGGGCCTGTAGGGCATGGCACAGGGGGGTGGCTGGTAGTGTAGAGAAGTGGGCACAGCCCAGCAGTCTAGTGGCTGTGAGGTCGGAGGGCCCAGCAGCAGGTGACAGGGCCAGCAGACAGAGGTCGTAGTCAGCACCGGGAACCAGGTGCTTCAGCAGGAAGTGGTGGCTGGAGGCTGGTACAATCCTGCAGGCAAGGGCAGGTGGTCAGAGCCCCAGGGTGGGGTACAGCCCCCATCCCCATCTTTCTGGTCTGCCCTGGACAGCCCCTCAGGCCTGTAAGGCCCTGCCAACACACACAGGCCTGTGCTCCCTCAGGAAAGCAAAAACAATGGCAGGCATCCACACGCTAGGGCAGAGATGGGCATGGGCACTGACACAGGCCTCAGGTAATaggagttggggtggggatggAACCAAGCAGAGGCAAAAATTCCCAGGGGTGGGGGTCAGAAGCTTTAGCAGACACCCAAGCTGCTATCACTGATGGTCAGGAAGGCTGGCACATATAGCCTCACCTGAGACCCCTTATAAAAGCAGCTACGTTCCTCTGCCCCAGCCATGCTCCAAGAGTTTAGACGTAGAGGAGCAGGCACAGATCTGGAGGGGAACAGGCAGAAGTTGTGGGTACAGGGTCAGCAGGAAGGGAGGTGCAGTGAACAAAGCAGGCTGAAGGGCGTGTGCAAGGCCCATCCTCACCGGTAGATGAGGGTCTCGTCCTCGCTGCTGTTGTACTGGATTTGGAACATCCACACTGGGTCAGCTGGCCGCCCAGGGCCCCAGCTCACCAGGCCGGAGGTGGCAGTCACCTCTGTCACTTGCACAGCTGGTTCAGATTCTAAAGTTCCCTCGCCTTCGGCAGCAGTTCTAGCAGAAGCAGCAATGTCCGAGGGCCCAGGACGGCCCCCCTCAGCACTGGTGTTCCCACCATGGGGCAAGGCCAGTACCCGGAGCTCTACTCGGGCAGTGGCCTCACCAGCAGGGTTGGTGGCAATGCAGGTATAGGCTCCTGCATCTCCAGCACCTGTCACCCCAATCTCTAGGGTTCCATTGGGGAAAGCCCAGGCTCGAGAAGAATTGCCAACCAGCCTGTCATCAGGGCCAACCCAGTGCATGGTAGGTACAGGGTCACCAAGGGCCCTGCAGCGTAGAGTGGCCCGCTGGCCCTCTAGTACCCATAGGCGCTGTGTGTGTCGGGCAATCAGCGGAGGCTCACAGGAGAACTCTCCCTCAGGCACCGCCCAGAAGTAGCGGCCGGCCAGGGTTGGTGGAGAAGCGCAGGTTTCCAGGTCGTCAGGCCGGGCCAGCCGCCGCAGCcacagcagctcacaattgcAGTGCAGTGGGTTCCCGCTGAAACTCAGCACCAGCGGGGAAGGTGAGGCCTCAGCATCCCGACCTCGGGAGAAGAGTGGATCGGGTGCCAGGGTGGCCAGGCGGTTGGAGGTGAGGTCAAGGCGGGAGAGCTGGCTAAGCTGGGCAAAGACACCTGGGGGCAGTGCATCGATGAGGTTATGGTCCAGATTAAGGGTATGCAGGGCAGGCATGGAGCCTATGCCAGCCCAGGGGACCTGCCGGAGATTGTTATAGGACACATCCAGGTCCTCGAGACTGTCAAGGAAGTCGTCAAAGGCCCCAGGAGCGATACGGCCCAGTTGATTGCCACTAAGAATGAGATGCTGGAGGTTGACAGGCCCCCGTAGGCTGCTGCTGCCCAGCTCCACCAGCCTGTTGCCATCCAGGTGCAAGGAGCGCAGGCTCTCCAGGTCCCCAAAGGAGCGAGCCCCAATGCGGGTGATAGCATTTCGAGACAAAGTTAGGTCCACCAGCCCTGTCATGTTGCGGAAGTCAGGTGGTCCCAGGGCCTGGATGAAGTTGTCAGCCAGGCGCAGTTCAACTGTGCGCCTGTCCACGTTGGGTGGCACAAACAGCAGGCCTCGGTGGGCACAAAGGGTGCTGAGCGACTCCGACAGGTTCTGGCACACACAGGGTAGCGGGCAGGCAGCGGCTCCACTGGCCAGCAGCAGCAATAGGAGCGGTGGGGCCATGGTGAGTGCCCTGTGGGAAAGGGCCGCAGCCCCAGGCACAGGTGGGGCTAGGGCAAGTGCCCACTTGTGCCCAGGGCACAGTCCCAGGAACCAGTTTCCAGAGTCTGAAACTGGGGAAGGTTTGGCTAAGAGGCTCACGGAGGACCCCAGGGAGAAAGATAGCTGGGGCTGCAGACTAAGGCCCCCCTAGAGTAAAGGTCACATTTCCCAAGCAGTTGAAGGGAGTCTAGGTACTGGGAACAAGGTGAGGCATGAGGCAGGAAGTGGAGGAGGGCCAAGACCAGGGAGGGTCCGGGAACTTCCTTCTGGCATCCTCTGGAATggccagccccctcccccctccgTGGCTGAGGATGGCGTCCCCCAAATCCCTGGCGTGGACTGTGGCTCCTCCCCGGGCGGGCCTCCCTCTGAGCCCTGtcggggcgggggaggggggctcaCCTGGTGTCCGTCGCTCAGGGGGCGCGGGCTGGCCTCCCCGCGGACCCAGCCGGCCCTTGCCGACTCCAGGCCGCTCTCTCGCGGGGGCGAGGCCCGGCCCGCCAGCCGCGCGCCCTCCGGCCCATGGCGCTCGGGCCCTCGGCCCCAGCTCTCTCGGCTCCCGGCACCTTTTCTCCGCGCCGTTCGCGGTGGCGGCGGTGGCGACAGGCAGGCGGGTGCGCGCTGGCGGGCACGCGCGCCGCGAACACGCACGTGGAGGGTGAACCGGGAGGGGCACAGGGATCCACCCGGGCCCCAGCCTGGCTCCGGAGGTCACGGGGACACGCGGCCACTGCAGCGCCCACGGGTAGCGCCCAGTCACGCCCGAGGCCCGGCCAAGCCCTCCACGCTGCCCCACGACGCTGCCGCAGCGCACTCACCCTGGCACGGGTGCGCGCGCCCTCGGCCACCCTGGCTCCCAAGCATCCTGCAACCGCTCAGGCGGGCGCCGCGGCTCTGCAGACAACCAGACAAAGCACCAGCTCCTAGGCCCCTTTACCATCTCCCAGAGATGGGTCTTTGTCACATGTCTCTGGGCACCCTCCCCAACACGCCCACATATGCCCACACACCCACACGTCCCCGCACCCACGGGCAGGGCCGGGTGCAAACCCGCACTGTTACTGGGACCCCCACGTTCGCAGACACACACTGAAGGTCACAACCGTTCTGCATCACCGCGTCACGTGAAGAATCCCCCACAGGCCGGAACCCTGGGGGGGGGCCTGGGGTGGCGCCCCCAACAGGGCTTCTGCGGGTGGGGCCTGAGGGCTTGGCCACGGGACTGGCGTCGTGCCCCGCCCCACCGcgcccctccttcctctgcttggTCTCCCTCCCGCCCTGCCGGGCGCTCCCCAGCCAACCGGCCTCCGCCTCCGGCTGGATTGGTCTGTGCTGCGCGGTTTCCCAGCAGGCTGGCTGTGGCACGCTGTTTGAAGCTGTGCGTCAGTGGTCCTCTCCGTGTCATAGCTCCGCCTCCCCTCTTCTAGAGCGGCCTTCTCTTAGGGAGTGTGGGCCGAACGGTCTAAAATGTGAGGTGGACTCAGAACCAAGTTGGGTATCTTGTTTGTCTCCCCAGGAGTGGTTTACTTAGTTAGGATGGGAAGTTACCACCTCCTGCGGGGCATCTTCATCCCAGGTTACCTGGACCTCTTcttcctatttcccctccctccatacCTGAATCTAAGGAGTGAGTGGGTGGTAGgaactgagggagagagagattggatTCTAGTCCTGCATGGTACAGCTGCACAGTCTTGAACAAGTTACTTAACTACAGAAACGGTTTTCTCACGCAGACCTAGGGCTGTTAATTGCCTGTACTATTCACACCTAAGGAAACCCTGCAGCTCGAGGGGCTTAAGTCCTTGCAGCTGGAAGCCACTGCTTGGCTTGTTGCTGGGACACCCCAGatgttacaaaaataatttggATCTTTAGTCCAGTCATCTGTGATATGAGGTGGTGCCAgatacttctttttcttcccctaaaGAGTTCCCATTCATTCCAAATACACACGTATTCTAGTATCTGCCGTGTGTTGCAGGAGCCGGGTGGGTCCTGGCCCTGTTCTACCACTATGGAGCTTTCCAGTCGAGGCAATGATGGTAGGTCCAGTAGTAGCAAAGGGAAGGAATCTACATGGTGGTTGGGCTTTGAGGAGCCTTCTCACCCTTATGC from Arvicanthis niloticus isolate mArvNil1 chromosome 1, mArvNil1.pat.X, whole genome shotgun sequence carries:
- the Lrfn4 gene encoding leucine-rich repeat and fibronectin type-III domain-containing protein 4 translates to MAPPLLLLLLASGAAACPLPCVCQNLSESLSTLCAHRGLLFVPPNVDRRTVELRLADNFIQALGPPDFRNMTGLVDLTLSRNAITRIGARSFGDLESLRSLHLDGNRLVELGSSSLRGPVNLQHLILSGNQLGRIAPGAFDDFLDSLEDLDVSYNNLRQVPWAGIGSMPALHTLNLDHNLIDALPPGVFAQLSQLSRLDLTSNRLATLAPDPLFSRGRDAEASPSPLVLSFSGNPLHCNCELLWLRRLARPDDLETCASPPTLAGRYFWAVPEGEFSCEPPLIARHTQRLWVLEGQRATLRCRALGDPVPTMHWVGPDDRLVGNSSRAWAFPNGTLEIGVTGAGDAGAYTCIATNPAGEATARVELRVLALPHGGNTSAEGGRPGPSDIAASARTAAEGEGTLESEPAVQVTEVTATSGLVSWGPGRPADPVWMFQIQYNSSEDETLIYRIVPASSHHFLLKHLVPGADYDLCLLALSPAAGPSDLTATRLLGCAHFSTLPATPLCHALQAHVLGGTLTVAVGGVLVAALLVFTVALLVRGRGAGNGRLPLKLSHVQSQTNGGTSPMPKSHPPRSPPPRPQRSCSLDLGDTGGCYGYARRLGGAWARRSHSVHGGLLGAGCRGVGGSAERLEESVV